A genomic region of Bradyrhizobium sp. ORS 278 contains the following coding sequences:
- a CDS encoding S-methyl-5'-thioadenosine phosphorylase, which yields MTKAVLGIIGGSGIYDLPGLEDAHEEAIASPWGEPSAPLRRGTIAGLPIVFLPRHDKGHRLSPSDINYRANIDVLKRAGVTDLVSLSACGSFKEELPPGTFVLVDQFVDRTYKRESSFFGKGCVAHVSMAHPVSPRLRIHLAAAAEAEGIAVARGGTYVCMEGPQFSTYAESMTYKAAGYSVIGMTNMPEAKLAREAEICYATVAMVTDFDCWHPDHDAVTVQDIIRVLTTNADKAKSLVARLAREFPREHEPCPIGSDRALDTALITAPEARDPELLKKLDAVAGRLLRG from the coding sequence ATGACGAAGGCTGTGCTTGGCATTATCGGCGGATCAGGCATCTATGATCTGCCGGGGTTGGAAGACGCACACGAGGAGGCGATCGCGAGCCCGTGGGGCGAGCCGTCGGCGCCGCTGCGGCGCGGAACCATCGCGGGCCTGCCGATCGTGTTTCTGCCGCGTCACGACAAGGGACACCGGCTGTCGCCGTCGGACATCAACTATCGCGCCAATATCGATGTGCTGAAGCGGGCGGGGGTCACCGACCTCGTGTCACTGTCCGCCTGCGGCTCGTTCAAGGAGGAGCTGCCGCCTGGCACCTTCGTGCTGGTCGACCAGTTCGTCGATCGCACCTACAAGCGCGAGAGCTCGTTCTTCGGCAAAGGCTGCGTCGCGCATGTGTCGATGGCGCATCCGGTGTCGCCGCGGCTGCGTATCCATCTCGCCGCGGCGGCGGAGGCGGAAGGCATCGCGGTCGCGCGCGGCGGGACCTATGTCTGCATGGAGGGTCCGCAGTTCTCGACCTATGCCGAGAGTATGACCTACAAGGCGGCCGGCTATTCGGTCATCGGCATGACCAACATGCCCGAGGCCAAGCTCGCCCGCGAGGCTGAGATCTGCTATGCGACCGTCGCGATGGTGACCGACTTCGACTGCTGGCATCCGGACCATGACGCCGTGACGGTGCAGGACATCATCCGCGTGCTCACCACCAATGCCGACAAAGCCAAATCGCTGGTCGCGCGGCTCGCCCGTGAGTTTCCGCGTGAACACGAGCCGTGTCCGATCGGCTCCGACCGCGCGCTCGACACCGCGTTGATCACGGCGCCTGAGGCGCGCGATCCCGAACTCCTCAAGAAGCTCGATGCGGTCGCTGGCCGCCTTCTGCGCGGCTGA
- a CDS encoding phosphopantetheine-binding protein, giving the protein MSSFEADISKRVTSLVRDILVQNSISAEVTSEAKLVDVGLTSMDMVNLMLAVEAEFDFTIPQELITPENFQSVATLERLVAGQLAAAKAA; this is encoded by the coding sequence ATGTCGAGTTTCGAAGCCGATATTAGCAAGCGGGTCACGTCGCTGGTGCGTGACATCCTCGTGCAGAATTCGATCTCCGCCGAGGTCACGAGCGAGGCGAAGCTCGTCGATGTCGGCCTGACGTCGATGGACATGGTCAATCTGATGCTGGCGGTCGAGGCGGAGTTCGATTTCACGATTCCGCAGGAGCTGATCACGCCGGAAAACTTCCAGTCGGTGGCGACCCTCGAGCGTCTCGTGGCCGGACAACTGGCGGCTGCAAAGGCGGCCTGA
- a CDS encoding acyl-CoA dehydrogenase family protein — protein MTLQGTALRTHSADRESLLLDRNSLFVQRTNAVVAQAAAEADEVDRIGRFPKAAIDAAREHKLLGMQIPVEFGGFSASIQDVADVCYALGRACASSAMIFAMHQTKVACLVRHGRGNAYMESLMRRIAAEQLLMASSTTEGQNGGNIRASAAAVGHDGDRISLLRDATVISYGAEADGLVTIARRADGAAASDQVLLALTKDDYTLTRTLGWETLGMRGTCSTGFELKVDCPSDRMFPEAYDRIHAQTMTPFAHLCWSSAWAGIAAAAVQRSQRFLRKAARGAGGQMPPAAAHYAAAKMALARLRAMIVTTMDAFAAHEYDERALSSLDFQSTITLLKVQASELAVETVMHAMRACGLSGYRNDGEFSIGRHLRDVLSAPIMINNDRILTNIATANLMSAVPASLYE, from the coding sequence ATGACACTCCAGGGAACCGCGCTTCGCACCCATTCCGCCGATCGGGAGAGCCTGTTGCTCGATCGCAACTCGTTGTTTGTCCAGCGTACCAACGCGGTCGTCGCCCAGGCTGCAGCCGAGGCAGACGAGGTCGACCGCATCGGCCGCTTCCCGAAGGCCGCGATCGACGCGGCCCGCGAGCACAAGCTGCTCGGCATGCAGATCCCCGTCGAATTCGGCGGCTTCAGCGCCTCGATCCAGGACGTTGCCGACGTCTGCTACGCGCTCGGTCGCGCCTGCGCCTCCAGCGCCATGATCTTCGCCATGCACCAGACCAAGGTAGCTTGCCTCGTGCGCCATGGCCGCGGCAATGCCTATATGGAATCGCTGATGCGCCGCATCGCCGCCGAGCAGTTGCTGATGGCCTCCTCGACGACCGAAGGACAGAATGGCGGCAACATTCGCGCCAGCGCCGCGGCCGTCGGCCACGACGGCGATCGCATCAGCCTGCTGCGCGACGCAACCGTGATTTCCTACGGCGCCGAGGCAGACGGCCTCGTCACCATCGCCCGCCGCGCCGACGGCGCCGCCGCCTCCGACCAGGTCCTGCTGGCCCTGACCAAGGACGACTACACTCTCACCCGCACGCTCGGATGGGAGACGCTGGGCATGCGCGGCACCTGCTCGACCGGCTTCGAGCTCAAGGTGGACTGCCCGTCCGATCGGATGTTCCCTGAGGCCTATGACCGCATCCATGCCCAGACCATGACCCCGTTCGCGCACCTCTGCTGGTCATCCGCCTGGGCCGGCATCGCCGCCGCAGCGGTACAGCGATCGCAACGGTTTCTCCGCAAGGCCGCCCGCGGCGCGGGCGGACAGATGCCGCCAGCCGCGGCGCATTACGCAGCGGCGAAGATGGCGCTGGCGCGGCTGCGCGCAATGATCGTCACCACCATGGATGCGTTCGCGGCACACGAATATGACGAGCGGGCGCTCTCCTCCCTGGACTTCCAGTCGACGATCACCCTCCTCAAGGTTCAGGCTTCCGAGCTCGCGGTCGAGACCGTGATGCATGCGATGCGCGCCTGCGGCCTGTCCGGCTATCGCAATGATGGCGAGTTCTCGATCGGCCGTCATCTGCGCGACGTGCTGTCGGCGCCGATCATGATCAACAACGACCGCATCCTGACCAACATCGCGACCGCCAATCTGATGAGTGCGGTGCCCGCCTCGCTCTATGAATGA
- a CDS encoding amino acid--[acyl-carrier-protein] ligase yields the protein MTIPVLPMSPEIAPQPVDPLDHLTDALFHRMGADGVYARTGLYESVIEQLAALITHHREPGTEVMRFPPVMSRAQLEKSGYLKSFPNLLGCVCGLHGTERDIHDAVARFDKGGDWTTSLSPADLVLSPAACYPVYPIAASRGALPVGGLRFDVAADCFRREPSRHLDRLQSFRMREYVCIGTPDDVSAFRDRWMTKAQAIARDLGLSFRVDHASDPFFGRVGQMKAVSQKQQSLKFELLVPLRSEEQPTACMSFNYHREHFGTTWGIADADAAPAHTGCVAFGMDRLAVALFHTHGIDLARWPSHVREALRLERQPDTVG from the coding sequence ATGACCATTCCCGTTCTGCCGATGTCGCCCGAGATTGCCCCTCAGCCGGTCGACCCCCTCGATCATCTCACCGATGCGCTGTTCCACCGAATGGGCGCGGACGGCGTCTATGCCCGCACCGGGCTGTATGAAAGCGTCATCGAGCAGCTTGCCGCGCTGATCACGCACCATCGCGAGCCCGGCACCGAAGTGATGCGTTTCCCGCCGGTCATGAGCCGGGCGCAGCTGGAAAAGTCCGGCTATCTGAAGAGTTTTCCCAATCTGCTCGGCTGCGTCTGCGGACTGCACGGCACCGAGCGCGACATTCACGACGCCGTCGCGCGTTTCGACAAAGGCGGCGACTGGACGACATCATTGTCGCCGGCCGATCTCGTGCTGTCGCCGGCCGCCTGCTATCCGGTCTATCCGATCGCCGCCAGCCGCGGCGCGCTGCCGGTCGGCGGCCTGCGCTTCGACGTTGCCGCCGACTGCTTCCGGCGCGAGCCGTCGCGGCATCTCGATCGGCTGCAGTCTTTCCGGATGCGCGAATATGTCTGCATCGGCACGCCCGACGACGTCTCGGCCTTCCGCGACCGCTGGATGACCAAGGCGCAGGCGATCGCAAGAGATCTCGGCCTGTCGTTCCGGGTCGATCACGCCAGCGATCCGTTCTTCGGCCGGGTCGGCCAGATGAAGGCCGTCAGCCAGAAGCAGCAGTCGCTGAAGTTTGAGCTGCTGGTACCGCTGCGCTCCGAGGAGCAGCCAACGGCCTGCATGAGCTTCAACTATCACCGCGAGCATTTCGGCACCACCTGGGGCATCGCCGACGCCGATGCCGCGCCGGCGCATACCGGCTGCGTCGCCTTTGGGATGGACCGCCTTGCCGTCGCGCTGTTCCACACCCATGGCATCGACCTCGCGCGCTGGCCATCGCATGTCCGCGAGGCGCTGCGGCTGGAGCGCCAGCCCGACACCGTCGGCTGA
- a CDS encoding branched-chain amino acid aminotransferase: MTHTVKPVSYSQTWTFFDGEWREGNAPIMGVRTHATWLASTVFDGARAFEGVAPDLDRHCARVNQSALNFRLKPVVDVATWIGLAHEGIARFGANAELYIRPMYWAQHGAGGGVLFDPETTNWCLCIYEAPMPQPTGNAITLSPFRRPTAECAPVDAKAACLYPNNSRALIEAASRGFNNCLMLDLLGNVAEFGNANVFMVKDGVVFTPVPNGTFLNGITRQRVIELLRGDGVSLVETTLRYEDFLSADEIFSSGNFAKVAPVIRIDDRILPIGPVFSRARRLYWNYAHAVRAAA, translated from the coding sequence ATGACCCATACCGTGAAGCCTGTCAGCTATTCGCAGACCTGGACGTTCTTCGACGGGGAATGGCGCGAGGGCAATGCGCCGATCATGGGTGTTCGCACCCATGCGACCTGGCTGGCATCGACCGTGTTCGACGGCGCGCGCGCCTTCGAAGGGGTGGCACCCGACCTCGACCGTCACTGCGCCCGGGTCAATCAATCGGCGCTCAATTTCCGGCTCAAGCCGGTGGTCGACGTGGCGACCTGGATCGGGCTGGCCCACGAGGGCATCGCGCGGTTCGGCGCCAATGCGGAGCTCTACATCCGCCCGATGTACTGGGCGCAGCACGGCGCAGGCGGCGGCGTGCTGTTCGATCCCGAGACGACCAATTGGTGCCTGTGCATCTACGAGGCGCCGATGCCGCAGCCGACCGGCAATGCGATCACGCTGTCGCCGTTCCGGCGGCCGACTGCCGAATGCGCGCCGGTCGATGCCAAGGCGGCGTGTCTCTATCCGAACAATTCGCGCGCGTTGATCGAAGCGGCCTCGCGCGGCTTCAACAATTGCCTGATGCTGGATCTGCTCGGCAATGTCGCCGAGTTCGGCAACGCCAACGTATTCATGGTCAAGGACGGCGTCGTGTTCACGCCGGTGCCGAATGGCACCTTCCTCAACGGCATCACCCGCCAGCGCGTGATCGAGCTGCTGCGCGGCGACGGCGTCAGCTTGGTCGAGACAACGCTGCGCTACGAGGATTTTCTGAGTGCCGACGAGATATTCTCATCGGGGAACTTCGCCAAGGTCGCGCCGGTCATTCGCATTGACGACAGGATCCTGCCGATCGGCCCGGTGTTCAGCCGTGCGCGGCGATTGTACTGGAACTATGCGCATGCGGTCAGGGCCGCCGCTTAG